One segment of Humidesulfovibrio mexicanus DNA contains the following:
- a CDS encoding acyl-CoA thioesterase: MDFPKVFPAFDCWYGHRVSYGETDAMGVLYYGEYLHIFERARGQFLRERGMSYNVVEERGIILPVREAWCRYRVPARYDDLLWVHSGVAQWGRASITIVYECRTEDKSTLTAQGYTVHPTVNREGKPVPVPDWFKELCESRPTPSSLQA; this comes from the coding sequence ATGGATTTTCCCAAGGTCTTCCCTGCCTTCGACTGTTGGTACGGGCACCGCGTGTCCTACGGCGAGACCGACGCCATGGGCGTGCTGTACTATGGGGAATACCTGCACATTTTCGAACGTGCCCGCGGCCAGTTCCTGCGCGAACGCGGCATGAGCTACAACGTGGTGGAGGAGCGCGGCATCATCCTGCCCGTGCGCGAGGCCTGGTGCAGGTACCGCGTCCCCGCCCGCTACGACGACCTCTTGTGGGTGCATAGCGGCGTGGCGCAATGGGGCCGCGCCAGCATCACCATCGTCTACGAGTGCCGCACCGAAGACAAGTCCACCCTCACGGCCCAGGGCTACACCGTGCACCCCACCGTGAACCGGGAAGGCAAGCCCGTACCCGTGCCCGACTGGTTCAAGGAACTGTGCGAGAGCAGGCCCACCCCCTCCTCCCTGCAAGCGTAA